Proteins co-encoded in one Armatimonadota bacterium genomic window:
- a CDS encoding diguanylate cyclase, whose translation MAGERILVADDSATVVAMMSALLASAGYEVATAADGMAAAEAVLGAPPDLVLLDVNMPRMNGYQVCRLIKSDPALRDLPVVLLTSRDQVSDKFWGAQSGADRYLTKDSGPDLILTGVREALAARRPRPPAAAAPAGQTRPLDLLSRLNDLLDRRLFQATILNEVARVGRSLQDLEQCASAVMKTLSQLVDYHLAGVLLAGDEGGELYVCQAKPVTRACLDRFEKDCLNALAARSQEPPERDRWRVSIFDEAGAGDPADDLKHLIVLPLEAENSPVGLLAFAGGQHMAVAREDHRLLSALADQVYVVLDNARLYRRVQVMAVHDDLTGLHNFRYLRERLAEEFARAGRYGSEMSLVLMDIDHFKAVNDRCGHQVGNLVLTQIVAVLRSQIRDLDVAARYGGEEFAVILPMTGVKGALEVGERLRRAVAEARFGTEEDPLQLTVSLGVASFPAMPVAAPDELITAADNALYVAKDDGRNCVRCAGDLEYERTHSSADPTAV comes from the coding sequence ATGGCGGGAGAACGCATCCTGGTAGCCGACGATAGCGCGACGGTGGTCGCGATGATGAGCGCGCTGCTGGCGAGCGCGGGATACGAGGTCGCCACCGCGGCCGACGGCATGGCCGCGGCGGAAGCGGTGCTCGGCGCCCCCCCGGACCTCGTCCTGCTCGACGTCAACATGCCGCGCATGAACGGCTACCAGGTCTGCCGCCTGATCAAGAGCGACCCGGCGCTGCGCGACCTGCCGGTGGTGCTGCTGACGTCGAGGGACCAGGTGAGCGACAAGTTCTGGGGGGCGCAGAGCGGGGCCGACCGCTACCTGACCAAGGACAGCGGTCCCGACCTCATCCTCACCGGGGTGCGCGAGGCGCTGGCCGCGCGTCGCCCCCGACCGCCGGCGGCGGCCGCGCCGGCCGGCCAGACGCGGCCGCTCGACCTCCTGAGCCGCCTCAATGACCTGCTCGACCGACGCCTGTTCCAGGCTACCATCCTCAACGAGGTTGCGCGCGTGGGGCGCTCCTTGCAGGACCTGGAGCAGTGCGCGAGCGCGGTCATGAAGACCCTGAGCCAGCTCGTGGACTACCACCTCGCCGGGGTCCTGCTCGCCGGGGACGAGGGGGGCGAGCTCTACGTGTGCCAGGCCAAGCCCGTCACCCGCGCCTGCCTGGACCGCTTCGAGAAGGACTGCCTCAACGCCCTTGCCGCCCGCTCGCAGGAGCCGCCGGAGCGCGACCGCTGGCGCGTGAGCATCTTCGATGAAGCGGGCGCGGGCGACCCCGCCGACGACCTCAAGCACCTCATCGTCCTGCCGCTGGAGGCGGAGAACAGCCCCGTCGGTCTGCTCGCCTTCGCCGGCGGTCAGCACATGGCGGTCGCACGCGAGGATCACCGCCTGCTGTCGGCGCTCGCCGACCAAGTCTATGTCGTGCTCGACAACGCCCGCCTCTACCGGAGAGTGCAGGTGATGGCGGTGCACGACGACCTGACCGGCCTCCACAACTTCCGCTACCTGCGCGAGCGCCTGGCGGAGGAGTTCGCGCGCGCGGGCCGCTACGGCTCGGAGATGTCCCTGGTGCTGATGGACATAGACCATTTCAAGGCCGTCAACGACCGCTGCGGCCACCAGGTCGGCAACCTGGTGCTCACCCAGATCGTGGCGGTGCTGCGCTCCCAGATCCGCGACCTCGACGTCGCCGCGCGCTACGGCGGAGAGGAGTTCGCGGTGATTTTGCCCATGACCGGCGTCAAGGGCGCGCTGGAGGTAGGCGAGCGCCTGCGCCGCGCGGTGGCCGAGGCGCGCTTCGGCACCGAGGAGGATCCCCTGCAACTGACCGTCAGCCTCGGCGTCGCCTCCTTCCCGGCGATGCCGGTGGCGGCGCCGGACGAACTGATAACCGCGGCCGACAACGCGCTCTACGTCGCCAAGGATGACGGCCGCAACTGCGTGCGCTGCGCAGGTGACCTCGAATATGAGCGAACCCACTCTTCAGCTGACCCCACCGCAGTTTGA
- a CDS encoding protein-glutamate O-methyltransferase CheR — translation MSEPTLQLTPPQFDRLRRLIEERAGIYCPDARASVLQRALATRMHLCGATDWERYQRLLASTGDAELRQLLRYITVSETSFFRIPSQFEALRRVLVPTITGSAPAGTLNVWSAGCSTGEEPYSIAITLAEMGTVLRPWQVHLLATDVSAAAIEHARAGRYGERALRGVPRGCRARYFGRCADGRPPGAAEHEISPAVRRRVRFEEFNL, via the coding sequence ATGAGCGAACCCACTCTTCAGCTGACCCCACCGCAGTTTGATCGTCTGCGCCGGCTAATCGAAGAGCGCGCCGGCATCTACTGCCCCGATGCGCGCGCGAGCGTGCTGCAGCGCGCGCTCGCGACGCGCATGCACCTGTGCGGAGCCACCGACTGGGAGCGCTACCAGCGGCTGCTCGCCTCCACCGGCGACGCCGAGCTGCGCCAGCTGCTGCGCTACATCACCGTCAGCGAAACCTCGTTCTTTCGCATCCCCTCACAGTTCGAGGCGCTCCGCCGCGTGCTGGTGCCGACGATCACCGGCAGCGCCCCGGCCGGCACGCTCAACGTGTGGAGCGCCGGCTGCTCCACCGGGGAAGAGCCCTACTCGATCGCGATCACGCTGGCGGAGATGGGCACGGTGCTGCGCCCGTGGCAGGTGCATCTCCTCGCCACCGACGTCAGCGCCGCCGCCATCGAGCATGCGCGCGCGGGGCGCTACGGCGAGCGGGCGCTGCGCGGAGTTCCCCGCGGCTGCCGCGCCCGCTACTTCGGGCGCTGCGCCGACGGGCGGCCCCCGGGCGCGGCCGAGCACGAGATCTCCCCCGCCGTGCGCCGGCGCGTTCGCTTCGAGGAGTTCAACCTC